A portion of the Drosophila innubila isolate TH190305 chromosome 3L unlocalized genomic scaffold, UK_Dinn_1.0 0_D_3L, whole genome shotgun sequence genome contains these proteins:
- the LOC117788188 gene encoding uncharacterized protein LOC117788188 produces the protein MENLSIVDLNIYVLDFIYKELDELRDQLNLAAVHPNLSEAFAYHSRDRFNCFYCECYEYRYIHFILQHCGRNVLALHAYDPKKSLEMMQLAQQYCPYLENITVFIPRDNLNQIEGILIKLKSLKEIEIIHRYYFSNTRVMYELKERLQSFPHIRTIKLSNTCRHGPLNRTDIKNRARKRKMVLEMENLSIVDLNIYALDLIYKELDELRDQLNLAAVHPNLSEAFAYHSRDRFNCFYCECYEYRYIPFILQHCGRNVLALHAYDPKKSLEIMQLAQQYCPYLENITVFIPRDNLNQIEGILIKLKSLKEIEIIHRYYFSNTRVIHELKERLQSFPHIRTIKLSNTCRHGPLNRTDIKNRDRKRKMVLFQEQNI, from the exons ATGGAAAACCTGAGCATCGTTGACTTGAACATATATGTCTTAGACTTTATATATAAGGAATTAGACGAATTGAGAGATCAACTGAATCTGGCTGCAGTTCATCCAAATCTAAGCGAAGCATTTGCATATCACAGTCGTGATcgtttcaattgtttttattgtgaaTGCTAcgaatatagatatattcatttcaTTCTACAACATTGCGGCAGAAATGTGTTAGCTCTACATGCTTATGATCCAAAAAAGTCTCTTGAAATGATGCAATTGGCACAACAGTATTGTCCTTACTTGGAGAATATAACAGTTTTTATTCCTCGCgacaatttaaatcaaattgaaggAATCCTAATCAAACTCAAAAGTcttaaagaaattgaaattatacaCCGGTATTACTTTTCCAATACACGTGTCATGTATGAATTGAAAGAACGTTTGCAATCATTCCCACATATACGTACAATTAAACTGAGCAAT aCCTGTCGCCATGGGCCGTTGAACCGAactgatattaaaaatagggCTCGCAAGCGAAAAATGGTCTTAGAAATGGAAAACCTGAGCATCGTTGACTTGAACATATATGCCTTAGACCTTATATATAAGGAATTAGACGAATTGAGAGATCAACTGAATCTGGCTGCAGTTCATCCAAATCTAAGCGAAGCATTTGCATATCACAGTCGTGATcgtttcaattgtttttattgtgaaTGCTAcgaatatagatatattcctTTCATTCTACAACATTGCGGCAGAAATGTGTTAGCTCTACATGCTTATGATCCAAAAAAGTCTCTTGAAATAATGCAATTGGCACAACAGTATTGTCCTTACTTGGAGAATATAACAGTTTTTATTCCTCGCgacaatttaaatcaaattgaaggAATCCTCATCAAACTCAAAAGTcttaaagaaattgaaattatacaCCGGTATTACTTTTCCAATACACGTGTCATACATGAATTGAAAGAACGTTTGCAATCATTCCCACATATACGTACAATTAAACTGAGCAAT aCCTGTCGCCATGGGCCGTTGAACCGAactgatattaaaaatagggATCGCAAGCGAAAAATGGTCTTATttcaagaacaaaatatttaa